A single region of the Podospora pseudopauciseta strain CBS 411.78 chromosome 1, whole genome shotgun sequence genome encodes:
- a CDS encoding hypothetical protein (EggNog:ENOG503PB84; COG:G) — MSGRDRDEVNQDSWSTIAREFLDRGVKNVVITLAAKGAFYANADGRAHCPAYDVVVKDTTGAGDTFTGACSSDYLRQKAKGTWDIRSAVVCANKAAAMTIMNVGAQDGIPWSDEIDRFDAPHSEASI, encoded by the exons ATGTCGGGCCGGGATAGGGACGAGGTCAACCAAGACAGCTGGTCGACTATCGCACGCGAGTTTCTAGACCGTGGCGTGAAGAATGTGGTCATCACGCTGGCCGCCAAGGGCGCGTTCTACGCCAATGCCGATGGCAGAGCTCATTGCCCTGCGTATGACGTTGTCGTCAAGGACACCACCGGAGCAGG GGATACCTTTACCGGGGCTTGTTCCTCAGACTACCTACGCCAAAAGGCCAAAGGGACTTGGGACATCAGAAGCGCTGTCGTTTGTGCAAACAAAGCTGCGGCAATGACCATCATGAATGTCGGAGCGCAGGATGGCATCCCGTGGTCGGACGAGATAGATAGATTTGATGCTCCTCACAGTGAGGCTTCTATTTGA
- the ALA1 gene encoding Alanine--tRNA ligase (BUSCO:EOG09260HPO; EggNog:ENOG503NUR8; COG:J) — MEKALWLRWSCRERSRSWGGTRYQSAFVVNLSHCSRTFHHKTRLTPPSSTLSNFRAPTSALRTAAPASYYAASALLDYYRTRHHLPSHLKRLHHTMTEPQWTGPRVRETFLKFFEERGHTIVPSSSVVPHNDPTLLFINSGMAQFKPLFLGTVGKTEPMAALKRAADTQKCIRAGGKHNDLDDVGKDSYHHTFFEMLGNWSFGDYFKREAIGWTWELLTKVYGLDPNRLYVTYFEGNEAMGLDPDLEAKQLWLDQGVPEDHILPGNMKDNFWEMGDQGPCGPCSEVHYDKVGGRNAAHLVNQDDPLVVEIWNNVFMQYDRQKDRSLKPLPAKHIDTGMGFERLVSALQHKSSNYDTDVFAPLFAKIVEVSGSRPYSDKYGKDDVDGVDTALRVVADHIRLLSFSIADGAVPGNIGRGYVVRRVLRRGVRYARKYLNANIGSFFSQILPALVEQMGEQFPELKKKEADIKEILDEEEVAFAVTLDRGEAMFEKYAAAATKAGEKKLSGADVWRLYDTFGFPVDLTKLMAEERGLTIDEEEVKVAQEKAREASKAVKEAVTTFPKLTVHHISELENDRNIPRTDSEAKYSAQSSEGKIQLIFNGSEFIENSKDVPPKTPLGIILDKTNFYAESGGQVADTGRIIIDDEAEFKVLDTQEFGGYVVHSGFLEYGNLKAGDVVKCEFDELRRQPIRNNHTGTHVLNHALREVLGDTVNQAGSLVDQDKLRFDFSHKTQVTLPEIKRIEELSNADIRKNLKVYAKDVALAEAREINGLRAVFGETYPDPVRVVSVGASVEEMLKDPKNPEWRQFSVEFCGGTHVDATGLIKDLIIVEESGIAKGIRRIVAYTGAGAHQAQQDAKDFSDRLDHIAALEFGPEKVSLVKAASVDLDALVISVLTKEELRKKFSTIQKSVLDEQKKRQKAESGTALSTVQKFFADEKNKDVKAFVGHLPISANAKAISEVMTYYKSKDKAKSVYLFAGSKDEAVVHGVYVGTDLKGVTAEQWTAAVTEIIGGKTGGKEPSRQGAGSNPEKLDEAVTKAQQWLEEKMKELSL; from the exons atggagaaggcgttGTGGTTACGGTGGTCTTGCCGCGAGCGGTCCAGGAGCTGGGGCGGCACGCGCTATCAATCGGCTTTTGTGGTGAATTTGAGTCATTGCTCGCGAACCTTCCACCACAAAACCCGTTTGACcccgccatcttcaacacTCTCGAACTTTCGAGCACCCACCTCCGCCCTCCGGACTGCAGCCCCGGCTTCCTACTACGCTGCCTCTGCCTTGTTGGATTACTATCGAACCCGTCATCATCTCCCTTCGCACCTCAAACGCCTACACCACACCATGACGGAACCCCAGTGGACAGGCCCCCGCGTCCGGGAGACGTTTTTGAAGTTCTTTGAAGAGCGGGGCCACACCATCG TCCCATCGTCGTCGGTCGTGCCTCACAATGACCCGACACTGCTCTTCATCAACTCGGGCATGGCCCAGTTCAAGCCTCTGTTCCTGGGAACAGTAGGCAAGACTGAGCCCATGGCTGCGCTCAAGCGTGCTGCCGACACACAAAAGTGCATCCGTGCCGGTGGAAAGCACAACGACCTTGACGACGTAGGCAAGGATTCCTACCATCACACCTTCTTCGAGATGCTTGGCAACTGGTCGTTTGGCGACTACTTCAAGAGGGAGGCTATTGGGTGGACATGGGAGTTGCTCACCAAGGTGTACGGTCTCGACCCTAATCGCCTCTATGTGACCTACTTCGAGGGCAACGAAGCCATGGGCCTGGACCCAGATCTCGAGGCCAAGCAGCTCTGGCTCGACCAAGGAGTACCAGAGGACCACATCCTTCCCGGCAACATGAAGGACAATTTCTGGGAAATGGGCGACCAAGGGCCATGCGGGCCGTGCTCCGAGGTTCATTACGACAAGGTTGGTGGGCGAAATGCTGCGCATCTCGTCAACCAGGACGACCCTCTCGTGGTAGAGATCTGGAACAACGTCTTCATGCAATACGACAGGCAAAAGGACAGGAGCCTCAAGCCTCTTCCCGCAAAGCACATTGATACCGGTATGGGTTTTGAGCGTCTGGTATCTGCCCTCCAGCACAAGTCTTCCAACTATGATACCGATGTTTTCGCCCCTCTGTTCGCCAAGATCGTCGAAGTCAGTGGTTCCCGCCCATACAGCGACAAGTACGGCAAGGACGACGTCGATGGTGTCGATACCGCGCTCCGTGTTGTTGCCGACCACATTCgtctcctctccttctccatcgcTGATGGTGCTGTTCCCGGCAACATCGGCCGCGGTTACGTCGTTCGCCGTGTTCTCCGCAGAGGTGTCCGCTACGCCAGGAAGTACCTCAATGCCAACATTGGTTCTTTCTTCTCCCAGATTCTTCCTGCTTTGGTCGAACAGATGGGCGAGCAATTTCccgagctcaagaagaaggaggccgatATCAAAGAAAtccttgatgaggaggaggttgctttCGCTGTTACCCTCGACCGTGGTGAGGCCATGTTTGAGAAGTATGCCGCTGCTGCGACCAAGGCTGGCGAGAAGAAGCTTTCCGGTGCCGATGTTTGGCGTCTGTACGATACCTTTGGTTTCCCAGTGGATCTCACTAAGTTGATGGCCGAGGAGCGCGGCCTTACCatcgacgaagaggaggtcaaggttgCCCAGGAGAAGGCTCGCGAGGCTTCCAAGGCGGTCAAGGAAGCCGTCACCACCTTTCCCAAGCTCACGGTTCATCACATTTCCGAGTTGGAGAATGACCGGAACATCCCCCGGACGGACTCGGAGGCAAAATACTCTGCGCAGAGCAGCGAAGGTAAAATCCAGCTCATCTTCAACGGTTCCGAATTTATCGAGAACAGCAAGGATGTGCCACCAAAGACGCCCCTGGGCATCATCCTCGACAAGACCAACTTCTACGCTGAATCCGGTGGTCAGGTTGCCGACACTGGTCGGATCATCATTGACGATGAAGCTGAGTTCAAGGTCCTCGATACTCAAGAATTCGGTGGTTACGTCGTTCACTCCGGTTTCCTCGAGTACGGCAACTTGAAGGCTGGTGATGTCGTCAAGTGCGAATTTGACGAGCTCCGTCGCCAACCCATCCGCAACAACCACACCGGCACTCACGTCCTCAACCATGCCCTGAGAGAAGTGCTCGGCGATACGGTCAACCAGGCCGGCTCACTCGTCGATCAGGACAAGCTGCGCTTCGATTTCAGCCACAAGACGCAGGTGACACTGCCCGAGATCAAGCGCATTGAGGAGCTCTCCAACGCCGATATCCGCAAGAACCTCAAGGTGTACGCCAAGGATGTTGCCCTGGCCGAGGCTAGAGAAATCAACGGCCTTCGTGCCGTCTTTGGTGAGACGTACCCTGACCCTGTCAGAGTGGTGTCCGTCGGTGCCTCTGTTGAGGAGATGCTCAAGGACCCCAAGAACCCTGAGTGGCGCCAGTTCAGCGTTGAGTTCTGCGGTGGTACTCACGTTGACGCCACTGGCCTCATCAAGGACCTGATCATTGTTGAGGAAAGCGGTATTGCCAAGGGTATCAGACGTATCGTCGCCTACACGGGCGCCGGTGCCCACCAGGCTCAGCAAGATGCCAAGGACTTCAGCGACAGACTCGATCACATCGCTGCCTTGGAGTTTGGCCCCGAGAAGGTTTCGTTGGTCAAGGCTGCGTCCGTCGATCTCGATGCTCTCGTCATCTCCGTCTTGACCAAGGAAGAGTTGCGTAAGAAGTTTTCCACCATTCAGAAGTCAGTCCTTGAcgagcaaaagaagaggcAAAAGGCTGAGAGCGGGACTGCTCTGTCTACCGTTCAAAAGTTCTTTGCCGATGAGAAGAACAAGGACGTCAAGGCGTTCGTTGGGCACTTGCCCATCTCTGCCAATGCCAAGGCCATCTCTGAGGTGATGACTTACTACAAGAGTaaggacaaggccaagaGTGTGTATCTGTTTGCTGGGAGCAAGGATGAGGCCGTCGTACATGGTGTTTATGTCGGTACCGACTTGAAGGGTGTTACCGCTGAGCAGTGGACTGCTGCTGTTACCGAGATT ATTGGCGGTAAGACGGGCGGTAAGGAGCCCAGTCGCCAGGGTGCTGGTTCCAACCCTGAGAAGCTTGATGAGGCCGTCACCAAGGCTCAACAatggttggaggagaagatgaaggagcTTAGCCTTTGA
- a CDS encoding hypothetical protein (EggNog:ENOG503P5HJ): protein MLANPAPRLATHHHIMEMGSFPPAVGMDHHYQHGYLNHSPFQQQQVQLQQQPQPQPPTSRLSRKRKPDAPPENNERLSKRMSLLNLEHSGPKLYVPVEQGDSHNQSLPDLNAIHHQQQLQSQRRSHGQHKHTPMDDSMMQLDDTKHKVYIYNLDDELSSDNETDDGKLIFLPDIEKHLKSHRIPPNILASPSPQEMADRQLVLYRVPSSITVPEEQDSVRKAIIEARQRMREKQEAERAAAATREVPVDSTVMFSAPQASSSSAEDPDAMELD, encoded by the exons ATGCTGGCAAACCCTGCGCCGCGACTggccacccaccaccatatcatggagatggggagctTCCCACCCGCTGTGGGCATGGACCACCACTATCAACATGGATACCTCAATCACAGCCCTttccaacagcaacaagttcagcttcaacaacaaccacaaccacaaccaccgaCATCTCGCCTCTCCCGTAAGCGCAAACCAGATGCCCCCCCAGAGAACAATGAGCGCCTCTCCAAGCGCATGAGCCTGCTGAATCTCG AACACTCTGGACCCAAACTCTACGTCCCCGTTGAACAAGGTGACAGCCACAACCAATCCTTACCCGATCTCAatgccatccatcatcaacaacaactccaaTCCCAGCGCCGTAGCCATGGCCAGCACAAACACACCCCCATGGATGACTCCATGATGCAGCTCGACGACACAAAGCACAAAGTCTACATTTacaacctcgacgacgagCTCTCGTCCGACAATGAGACTGACGACGGGAAactcatcttcctccccgaCATTGAGAAGCACCTCAAGTCCCACCGTATCCCTCCAAACATCCTCGCTTCCCCCTCGCCACAAGAGATGGCCGATAGACAACTTGTTTTGTACCGGGTACCTTCTTCTATCACGGTACCAGAAGAGCAAGACAGCGTGCGCAAGGCTATCATCGAGGCGAGACAACGGATGAGGGAGAAGCAGGAGGCTGAGAGGGCTGCTGCCGCGACGAGGGAGGTTCCAGTGGATAGCACGGTCATGTTTTCCGCGCCACAGGCTTCGTCGTCATCAGCAGAGGATCCAGATGCCATGGAGCTCGACTAG
- a CDS encoding hypothetical protein (COG:S; EggNog:ENOG503P6UI), which translates to MAIATLLPRQTYYYRNCTRDEDGFLISDENCYISFWNTKAGVIVKWSLFLAILLSLTLYLLIGYFHARKRVRSGLPPLGYHRFLVNRATLAQVDPRYRYPQSTFTPYNHNGDGYQYYNMQGMPPPPVYDPNAPRPPVYEPPAGISKYGEGNGNGTTPPPPQDNGYIYSPPPGPPPPAVVAPVPSSSLNEQYAPPPGPPPFTLQPQGTGNTNNPFRS; encoded by the exons aTGGCCATCGCCACGCTTCTACCCAGGCAAACCTACTACTACCGCAACTGCACCCGAGACGAAGATGGCTTTCTCATCAGCGACGAAAACTGCTACATCTCCTTCTGGAACACAAAG GCCGGCGTAATAGTCAAATggtccctcttcctcgccatcctcctctccctcaccctctaCCTCCTAATAGGCTACTTCCACGCGCGGAAACGCGTCCGCTCCGGCCTCCCCCCGCTGGGATACCACCGCTTCCTCGTCAACCGCGCCACCCTCGCCCAAGTCGACCCCCGGTATCGATACCCCCAATCCACCTTCACCCCTTACAACCACAACGGGGACGGGTATCAATACTACAACATGCAAgggatgccaccaccaccagtctACGATCCCAACGCGCCACGGCCGCCGGTTTACGAACCGCCTGCTGGAATCTCTAAATATGGGGAGGGTAATGGGAATGggacgacaccaccaccaccgcaggaTAATGGGTATATCtactccccaccaccaggaccaccaccaccagcagtgGTCGCGCCAGTGCCAAGTAGCAGCTTAAATGAGCAGTatgcccctccccctggGCCACCACCATTCACACTACAACCTCAAGGAACGGGGAATACCAACAACCCGTTCAGGAGCTAG
- the PTC7 gene encoding Protein phosphatase 2C 7 (COG:T; BUSCO:EOG09263I4U; EggNog:ENOG503NX30): MVATISATRALRLPYRSASLRLLTPPTTTPSPYRSSLRAASTFTTRKQKPPSKQPNTPGQPPTTPMKPTNALLFSTCPATMLGPSSSSPQQCPSTKYHYHLAASYIAKSRPFDPQTHLFQFNPYNRLSQPPKSPKRPKSSRPESGQDAFFISQLGASPSSGEVALGVADGVGGWMDSGVDPADFSHAFCDYMAANASSSDPPSTARELMQRGYEAVCHDESIKAGGSTAIVGLLTSNGKMEVANLGDSGFILLRRGGVHASSEPQTHAFNTPYQLSVVPPSMLLRAAAFGGAQLMDQPRDAEVTRHGLRHGDVVVFASDGLWDNLFEGDILRIVSSVMRERGVWRVNGERGCVVEEDIKSVTEGKTTLQGRLATEIVRQAKIASVDPKLDGPFAKEVKKYYPHEVWRGGKEDDICVVVVVVEEEGGAGSVKAKL; encoded by the coding sequence atgGTCGCGACAATTAGCGCGACCCGCGCGCTTCGACTCCCCTACCGATCAGCCTCCCTCCGACTTCTCACCCCTCCGACGACAACACCGTCCCCCTACCGATCGAGCCTCCGCGCCGCCTCAACATTCACAACCCGCAAGCAAAAACCCCCATCAAAACAGCCCAACACCCCAGggcaaccaccaacaaccccaatgAAACCAACCaacgccctcctcttctcaacCTGCCCCGCAACCATGCTCggcccctcctcttcatcaccacaacaatGCCCCAGCACCAAATATCACTACCACCTCGCAGCCTCCTACATAGCCAAATCCCGGCCCTTCGatccccaaacccacctctTCCAATTCAACCCCTACAACCGCCTCTCCCAACCGCCCAAATCCCCCAAACGTCCCAAATCCTCCCGGCCAGAATCAGGTCAGGACGCGTTTTTCATCAGTCAGCTAGgtgcctccccctccagcggGGAAGTCGCCCTAGGAGTGGCAGACGGCGTAGGAGGGTGGATGGATAGCGGAGTCGACCCAGCCGACTTCTCCCATGCGTTCTGCGACTACATGGCCGCCAAcgcatcatcatccgacCCGCCGTCAACAGCACGGGAGCTCATGCAAAGGGGCTACGAGGCTGTCTGTCATGATGAGAGCATCAAAGCCGGGGGTAGCACCGCCATTGTTGGCTTGTTGACCTCCAACGGGAAGATGGAAGTCGCCAATTTGGGGGATAGCGGGTTTATACTTCTCAGAAGGGGGGGCGTCCACGCGAGCAGCGAACCGCAGACTCATGCGTTTAACACGCCGTATCAGCTCAGCGTTGTGCCGCCTTCTATGCTGTTGCGGGCGGCGGCTTTTGGGGGCGCGCAGTTGATGGATCAGCCTAGGGATGCCGAGGTCACGAGACATGGGCTGAGGCatggggatgtggttgtttttgCTAGTGATGGGCTCTGGGATAATCTGTTTGAGGGGGATATTTTGAGGATTGTGAGCTCGGTtatgagggagaggggggtttggagggttaatggggagagggggtgtgtggtggaggaggatatcaagAGTGTGACTGAGGGGAAGACGACGTTGCAGGGGAGGCTGGCTACGGAGATTGTTAGGCAGGCGAAAATTGCGAGTGTGGATCCGAAGCTGGATGGGCCGTTTGCgaaggaggtgaagaagtATTACCCGCAtgaggtttggagggggggaaaggagGATGATAtttgtgtggtggtggttgttgttgaggaggagggtggggcgGGGAGTGTGAAGGCGAAGTTGTAA
- a CDS encoding hypothetical protein (COG:S; EggNog:ENOG503P797), whose protein sequence is MKYSFATVLALATAALARPKFTNSNYDVVVGEPFTLRWDSAEGNVKISLYKGTAGDENSFKPVEVLTTTSGASGSFTYTPTDSLNGDYAFVIEDESEDPRNFSPAFPLEGTEVVTSATTSLTTITSTAESSTETSTESSTETETSTESTTATTLETTTTAPPTSTRRAQETETAPPNTNNGQRFASSLALVLGTVAALVFFN, encoded by the exons ATGAAGTACTCTTTCGCCACCGTTCTCGCTCTTGCGACCGCCGCTCTCGCCAGGCCCAAGTTCACGAACTCCAACTACGATGTTGTCGTCGGCGAGCCTTTCACTCTCAGGTGGGACTCTGCCGAGGGCAATGTCAAGATTTCGCTCTACAAGGGCACGGCCGGAGATGAGAACAGCTTCAAGCCCGTCGAGGTCCTTACTA CCACCTCCGGCGCTAGCGGCTCCTTCACCTACACTCCCACCGACAGCTTGAACGGCGACTATGCCTTTGTCATTGAGGACGAGAGCGAGGACCCCCGCAACTTCAGCCCAGCTTTCCCTCTTGAGGGTACCGAGGTCGTCACCtctgccaccacctctctgaccaccatcaccagcactGCTGAGTCCTCCACCGAGACCTCCACCGAGTCTTCTACTGAGACTGAGACCTCCACCGAGTCCACCACTGCTACCA ctctcgagaccaccaccactgccccaCCCACCAGCACTCGCCGCGCCCAAGAAACCGAGACTgctccccccaacaccaacaacggccaGCGCTTTGCTTCCTCGCTCGCGCTCGTCCTCGGTACTGTTGCCGCCCTTGTCTTCTTTAACTAA